The Pararhizobium sp. IMCC21322 sequence CACGGCCACAGGATGTGGAACGCCTGGCTATCTCGCCATATACGCTGCGTGATCAGATGTTGTCTCATATTGAGCGGGAAATTGACCACGCGAAGGCTGGAAAGCCAGCCCAGATTTGGGCCAAGATGAATTCACTGGTTGATCCAATGCTGATCGATGCCATGTACAAAGCCAGTCAGGCTGGCGTGAAAATTGATCTGGTAATTCGTGGCATCTGCTGTTTGCGTCCGCAAATGGCCGGTATTTCGGAAAATATTCGCGTAAAATCCATCGTGGGTCGTTTTCTGGAACACAGCCGCATAGTCTGTTTTGGCAATGGCAAGGGGCTGCCCTCGGATGATGCGATTGTCTACATAGGGTCCGCCGATTTCATGCCGCGCAATCTGGATCGCCGGGTGGAAACCATGGTGCCGATTAACAATCCAACTGTGCATGATCAGATTATTGATCAGATTATGGTTGCCAATCTGCGTGATAATCAGCAAAGCTGGGAAATACTGTCCGACGGGTCATCCCGAAGGATGGTGCCGGAAGATGGCGAAGAGCCATTTAACCTGCATAATCATTTCCTGACGAATCCAAGCCTTTCGGGCCGGGGCAAGTCGCTTAAAAAGAACCCGCCGAAATCACTTGCCAAACGTAGTAAATCCAAAGCAAAGTCCAAATCCTAGTTAGCCTTACCGGGCTGAACAATGAAGCGTTGAACCGGCTGAGGGGGCGGGGATATGAAGGCTGACGTCATGCCTGACATTTCTGTGACCAAAGCACAGGGTCTGCTCGCCGGGTTTGGACCGGTTGCGGTCATCGATATTGGATCGAACTCTGTCCGGCTTGTGGTCTATGAGCGGTTGACCCGATCCCCTTCCGTATTCTTCAACGAAAAGGTTCTGTGTGGTCTGGGTCGCAGCGTGGCCGAGACCGGGCTTCTGGACGAAGACAGTGTCAATCTGGCGCTGACAGCGATGCGCCGTTTCCGCATTCTGTGTGACCAGATTGGTGTGAAGCAGCTTGAGATTATTGCGACCGCGGCGGCTCGTGAAGCCAAGAACGGTGCTGAGTTTCTGGAAAAGGTCCGCGAGGCGCTTGGAAGTGATGTGGAAGTCCTGACCGGTCGCCAGGAAGCGCATCGATCAGCACTCGCTGTCATTTCCGGCTTCCACAATGCTGACGGCATCATGGGTGATATGGGTGGTGGCAGCCTGGAATTCGTCGATGTAAAAGGCACCAGTATTGGCTCGGGTATTACATTACCTTTGGGCGGGTTGCGGCTGCAGTCCGATGCCAATGACGATGTGGCTGAGGCGGCAAAGCTGGCCAAACAGCGATTGTCAGAGGCAAGTCTGTTGGCCCAAGGCGTTGATCGTACCTTCTATGCTGTTGGCGGAACATGGCGCGCCATAGGGCGCCTCTATATGCATCACACCAATTATCCATTGCTGGTGATGCATGATTTTCGGGTGGCCTCGGCAGATATGATCGCCTTCTGTGAGGAAATCCTGAAGACTGATACTCAGGATCTGGACGGGATCAGTTTTGTATCGCGGGCACGCCGCCCTCTGCTTCCTTATGGTGCCATACTGCTGGCACAGACCCTGAAACAGACCAAAGCGCGCGAAGTGGCGTTTTCCGCCATCGGGGTCAGAGAAGGCCATCTGTTTCAAATGCTGGACGCTGCCGAGCAGAGCCGCGATCCACTGCTGTGCGCCTCTGAAGAACTTGCCATCTTGCGAGCGCGCTCACCTGAGCACGCCGAAGAACTTTGCACCTGGTCAGAAACCGTTTTTGAAATGCTTGGCCTGGATGAAACCGCTGATGAGGCGCGGCTGCGTGTTGCCGCTTGCCTGCTGGCTGATATTGGCTGGCGCGCCCATCCCGATTACCGCGGAGAGCAAAGCCTCAACATTGTTGCGCATGCAGCGTTTGTTGGCATCGACCATCCGGGCAGGGCCTATCTGGCACTTTCCAACTTTTATCGGCATTCCGGCAGCGGCAATGAAGAACTCAGCCCGAAGCTGAAAAAAATGGCGGGTGAACGTCATGAATTGCGCGCCCGTGCGCTGGCTCTTGCCATCCGTGTCGGCATGCTTGTCTCGGCAGGAATGCCCGGTGTCATAGACCGGGTGAAATTGACAAAAGAAGAAGATGGACTGTTGCTGACACTCCCGACCGATCTCCAGGATCTGATGGGACAGCGCCTGTCGAACCGGGTCCGTCAATTGGCAAAACTGGGAAGCCTCGACTACGCCGTTGAGGTCGAAGGCGATGGCGACTTCGATTTCGACTGAGGGTTCTCAGACAGACCGCTCAATTCAGAACATACCGCTTGGCAATGGCACCCCGAGAATGTCTTTGAAGCCGAAGCTGAACAGAAAAATCACTACCACCACGCTCGCGGCAAGAATGATCATGGGCTTGGCACTCAGGCGCTCATATTGTGCCGCAGCAATGAGGGCCAGGCCCATAAGCGCACCTGCCAGCCCAAATCCCAGAACCGGTATCAGCAGAACTGCACCAAGCATGACCACCGGCACCGAAATGCGGCGCGGGGTTGAACCGGGGCTTGAGACTTCCTTGACACTTCGCGTTACCAGAAGTCGCACAAATGCGATGGCAATAAACAC is a genomic window containing:
- a CDS encoding Ppx/GppA family phosphatase, producing MPDISVTKAQGLLAGFGPVAVIDIGSNSVRLVVYERLTRSPSVFFNEKVLCGLGRSVAETGLLDEDSVNLALTAMRRFRILCDQIGVKQLEIIATAAAREAKNGAEFLEKVREALGSDVEVLTGRQEAHRSALAVISGFHNADGIMGDMGGGSLEFVDVKGTSIGSGITLPLGGLRLQSDANDDVAEAAKLAKQRLSEASLLAQGVDRTFYAVGGTWRAIGRLYMHHTNYPLLVMHDFRVASADMIAFCEEILKTDTQDLDGISFVSRARRPLLPYGAILLAQTLKQTKAREVAFSAIGVREGHLFQMLDAAEQSRDPLLCASEELAILRARSPEHAEELCTWSETVFEMLGLDETADEARLRVAACLLADIGWRAHPDYRGEQSLNIVAHAAFVGIDHPGRAYLALSNFYRHSGSGNEELSPKLKKMAGERHELRARALALAIRVGMLVSAGMPGVIDRVKLTKEEDGLLLTLPTDLQDLMGQRLSNRVRQLAKLGSLDYAVEVEGDGDFDFD